In Dermacentor silvarum isolate Dsil-2018 chromosome 2, BIME_Dsil_1.4, whole genome shotgun sequence, the following proteins share a genomic window:
- the LOC119442730 gene encoding natural resistance-associated macrophage protein 2-like isoform X2, translating into MSLPGGYETRESSYEEKAPSTHITHGDQSMRTYSSIEGLGNGTTTSNAKIFEPSDQAYFQQKIEVPYTGETSFSLRKLWAFTGPGFLMSIAYLDPGNIESDLQSGALAEYKLMWVLLSATLLGLMMQRLSARLGVVTGLHLAEMCRRGYPRFPRILLWIMIEVAVVGSDMQEVIGTAIAIFLLSGGRVPLYAGVLITIIDTFTFLLLDKYGLRKLEAFFGFLILVMAITFGYEYVRVAPDQARVVEGLFVPWCSHCDSRALLQAVGIVGAVIMPHNLYLHSALVKSRDVDRADKVQVREANKYFFIEACVALLVSFIINIFVMGVFAHGLFGRTNLDIRNLCMGTEFQDVFDNNTNSVDVDIYKGGVYLGCAFGMFPLYVWAIGILAAGQSSTMTGTYSGQFIMEGFLNLPISRWMRVLITRLIAIAPTILCAVFGNIEQLSGMNDLLNALMSLQLPFALIPTLTFTTSAAFMGEFKNGTLTKVGASLLSMLVIGINLYFVSNFVRENLPSHWAIYLAVALFGLLYLGFNLYLLARLLVVFGCTSLLQLPLIGPHLKERSDRMLFNDSSQTDISSPE; encoded by the exons ATGTCACTACCAG GTGGATACGAGACTAGAGAATCCTCATATGAAGAAAAAGCACCCAGCACACACATCACTCATG GGGACCAATCAATGCGGACATACAGTTCTATTGAAGGCCTTGGAAATGGCACCACGACATCGAATGCGAAGATATTTGAGCCCTCTGACCAGGCATACTTTCAACAGAAGATTGAGGTTCCATACACAGGAGAG ACATCCTTCAGCTTGCGCAAGCTGTGGGCCTTCACGGGGCCAGGGTTCCTGATGAGCATTGCATACCTGGACCCAGGCAACATTGAGTCAGACCTGCAATCTGGGGCCCTGGCTGAGTACAAG CTCATGTGGGTGTTGCTGTCGGCTACTCTGCTGGGCCTGATGATGCAGCGTCTGAGTGCTCGGCTGGGTGTGGTGACAGGCTTGCATCTGGCTGAAATGTGCCGGCGGGGCTACCCTCGTTTTCCTCGTATCCTGCTATGGATTATGATTGAAGTGGCTGTCGTTGGCTCAGACATGCAAGAGGTCATCGGCACTGCCATCGCCATTTTCCTCCTTTCAGGTGGACG GGTTCCACTGTATGCGGGTGTGCTGATAACAATAATAGACACGTTTACGTTCCTGCTGCTGGACAAGTACGGCCTGCGTAAACTTGAAGCTTTCTTCGGGTTCCTCATCCTCGTCATGGCAATCACTTTCGGATATGAG TACGTGCGGGTGGCCCCTGACCAGGCGCGAGTGGTGGAGGGCCTGTTCGTTCCCTGGTGCTCACATTGCGACAGCCGGGCCCTCTTGCAGGCGGTGGGCATTGTGGGCGCTGTCATCATGCCGCATAATCTTTACCTCCACTCTGCACTTGTGAAG TCACGGGATGTAGACCGTGCCGACAAGGTCCAAGTACGGGAAGCCAACAAGTACTTCTTTATTGAGGCCTGCGTTGCACTCCTCGTCTCCTTCATCATCAACATCTTCGTCATGGGTGTCTTTGCCCATGGACTCTTTGGCCGCACCAACCTTGACATT AGGAATTTATGCATGGGAACTGAGTTCCAGGATGTCTTTGAT AACAACACGAATTCTGTGGACGTGGACATATACAAGGGT GGTGTCTACCTGGGCTGTGCATTTGGCATGTTCCCCCTGTACGTCTGGGCCATAGGCATTCTGGCTGCTGGACAGAGTTCCACAATGACTGGAACATACTCAGGCCAGTTCATCATGGAG GGATTCCTAAACCTGCCCATCAGCCGGTGGATGCGAGTGCTCATCACTCGGCTCATTGCCATTGCACCAACCATCTTGTGTGCTGTCTTTGGCAACATTGAGCAGCTTTCTGGGATGAATGACCTGCTCAATGCACTCATGAGCCTGCAGCTGCCCTTCGCTCTCATCCCCACCCTGACCTTCACGACGTCGGCAGCATTCATGGGCGAATTCAAGAATGGAAC GTTGACCAAAGTAGGAGCTAGCCTGCTGTCAATGCTTGTGATTGGTATCAACTTGTACTTTGTGAGCAACTTCGTGCGTGAGAACCTCCCATCTCACTGGGCCATCTACCTTGCTGTGGCACTGTTCGGGCTCCTGTACTTGGGCTTCAACCTTTACCTG TTGGCCCGCCTTTTGGTTGTGTTTGGCTGTACTTCACTGCTGCAACTTCCT TTGATTGGCCCACACCTCAAAGAGCGCAGTGACCGAATGCTATTTAATGACTCATCTCAAACAGACATATCATCTCCTG
- the LOC119442730 gene encoding natural resistance-associated macrophage protein 2-like isoform X1, translating to MSLPGGYETRESSYEEKAPSTHITHGDQSMRTYSSIEGLGNGTTTSNAKIFEPSDQAYFQQKIEVPYTGETSFSLRKLWAFTGPGFLMSIAYLDPGNIESDLQSGALAEYKLMWVLLSATLLGLMMQRLSARLGVVTGLHLAEMCRRGYPRFPRILLWIMIEVAVVGSDMQEVIGTAIAIFLLSGGRVPLYAGVLITIIDTFTFLLLDKYGLRKLEAFFGFLILVMAITFGYEYVRVAPDQARVVEGLFVPWCSHCDSRALLQAVGIVGAVIMPHNLYLHSALVKSRDVDRADKVQVREANKYFFIEACVALLVSFIINIFVMGVFAHGLFGRTNLDIRNLCMGTEFQDVFDNNTNSVDVDIYKGGVYLGCAFGMFPLYVWAIGILAAGQSSTMTGTYSGQFIMEGFLNLPISRWMRVLITRLIAIAPTILCAVFGNIEQLSGMNDLLNALMSLQLPFALIPTLTFTTSAAFMGEFKNGTLTKVGASLLSMLVIGINLYFVSNFVRENLPSHWAIYLAVALFGLLYLGFNLYLLARLLVVFGCTSLLQLPLIGPHLKERSDRMLFNDSSQTDISSPGELIPVSTHL from the exons ATGTCACTACCAG GTGGATACGAGACTAGAGAATCCTCATATGAAGAAAAAGCACCCAGCACACACATCACTCATG GGGACCAATCAATGCGGACATACAGTTCTATTGAAGGCCTTGGAAATGGCACCACGACATCGAATGCGAAGATATTTGAGCCCTCTGACCAGGCATACTTTCAACAGAAGATTGAGGTTCCATACACAGGAGAG ACATCCTTCAGCTTGCGCAAGCTGTGGGCCTTCACGGGGCCAGGGTTCCTGATGAGCATTGCATACCTGGACCCAGGCAACATTGAGTCAGACCTGCAATCTGGGGCCCTGGCTGAGTACAAG CTCATGTGGGTGTTGCTGTCGGCTACTCTGCTGGGCCTGATGATGCAGCGTCTGAGTGCTCGGCTGGGTGTGGTGACAGGCTTGCATCTGGCTGAAATGTGCCGGCGGGGCTACCCTCGTTTTCCTCGTATCCTGCTATGGATTATGATTGAAGTGGCTGTCGTTGGCTCAGACATGCAAGAGGTCATCGGCACTGCCATCGCCATTTTCCTCCTTTCAGGTGGACG GGTTCCACTGTATGCGGGTGTGCTGATAACAATAATAGACACGTTTACGTTCCTGCTGCTGGACAAGTACGGCCTGCGTAAACTTGAAGCTTTCTTCGGGTTCCTCATCCTCGTCATGGCAATCACTTTCGGATATGAG TACGTGCGGGTGGCCCCTGACCAGGCGCGAGTGGTGGAGGGCCTGTTCGTTCCCTGGTGCTCACATTGCGACAGCCGGGCCCTCTTGCAGGCGGTGGGCATTGTGGGCGCTGTCATCATGCCGCATAATCTTTACCTCCACTCTGCACTTGTGAAG TCACGGGATGTAGACCGTGCCGACAAGGTCCAAGTACGGGAAGCCAACAAGTACTTCTTTATTGAGGCCTGCGTTGCACTCCTCGTCTCCTTCATCATCAACATCTTCGTCATGGGTGTCTTTGCCCATGGACTCTTTGGCCGCACCAACCTTGACATT AGGAATTTATGCATGGGAACTGAGTTCCAGGATGTCTTTGAT AACAACACGAATTCTGTGGACGTGGACATATACAAGGGT GGTGTCTACCTGGGCTGTGCATTTGGCATGTTCCCCCTGTACGTCTGGGCCATAGGCATTCTGGCTGCTGGACAGAGTTCCACAATGACTGGAACATACTCAGGCCAGTTCATCATGGAG GGATTCCTAAACCTGCCCATCAGCCGGTGGATGCGAGTGCTCATCACTCGGCTCATTGCCATTGCACCAACCATCTTGTGTGCTGTCTTTGGCAACATTGAGCAGCTTTCTGGGATGAATGACCTGCTCAATGCACTCATGAGCCTGCAGCTGCCCTTCGCTCTCATCCCCACCCTGACCTTCACGACGTCGGCAGCATTCATGGGCGAATTCAAGAATGGAAC GTTGACCAAAGTAGGAGCTAGCCTGCTGTCAATGCTTGTGATTGGTATCAACTTGTACTTTGTGAGCAACTTCGTGCGTGAGAACCTCCCATCTCACTGGGCCATCTACCTTGCTGTGGCACTGTTCGGGCTCCTGTACTTGGGCTTCAACCTTTACCTG TTGGCCCGCCTTTTGGTTGTGTTTGGCTGTACTTCACTGCTGCAACTTCCT TTGATTGGCCCACACCTCAAAGAGCGCAGTGACCGAATGCTATTTAATGACTCATCTCAAACAGACATATCATCTCCTG